In the genome of Manis javanica isolate MJ-LG chromosome 17, MJ_LKY, whole genome shotgun sequence, one region contains:
- the ITPKC gene encoding inositol-trisphosphate 3-kinase C, which translates to MRRCPCRGSLSEAEAGALPGAARMGLEAPRGGRRRQPGQQRPGPSAGGPAGRPERRGPPIQTEVFNLGPEPGTERQLEPEAAGLGAQTERSSQKTEPVRFNLRTHPERSSHWSELETTGSWTENETDGFWTDPQKSDLLSKPDRASLWTQPGVDGPWTELEIHRSQTQPERAKLWADNLCTQQNRSSLRTRPEGVCPSTEPSADGSWEGFYTDSSRTQQDTEGPWTEPHIDGSQMQQDTETAWKHVGIDGFPAQDSDGSWTEPGADVPQTRDAHGTQTKPETDFLLGEPSQDGSLKERETGELVTHLYSHLECSPLTTVPRLIITPETPEPEAQPVGPSSRVEGGSGGFSSASSFDESEDDVVAGGGGASDPEDRSGNKPWKKLKTTLKYSPFVVSFRKHYPWVQLSGHAGNFQSGEDGRILKRFCQYEQRSLEQLMSDPLRPFVPAYYGLVQREGQAFNQMEDLLADFDSPSIMDCKMGSRTYLEEELVKARERPWPRRDMYEKMVAVDPGAPTPEEHAQAAVTKPRYMQWRETVSSTSTLGFRIEGIKKADGTCNTNFKKTQELEQVTKALEDFVDGNHGILRKYVARLEELREALENSPFFRTHEVVGSSLLFVHDHTGLARVWMIDFGKTVALPDHQTLSHRLPWAEGNHEDGYLWGLDNMIRLLQGLAQS; encoded by the exons ATGAGGCGCTGCCCGTGCCGGGGGAGCCTGAGCGAGGCGGAGGCCGGGGCGCTGCCAGGGGCGGCCCGCATGGGGCTGGAGGCGCCTAGAggggggcggcggcggcagccGGGGCAGCAGCGACCTGGGCCCAGCGCAGGGGGCCCGGCGGGGCGGCCGGAGAGACGCGGGCCCCCGATCCAGACCGAGGTGTTCAACCTCGGGCCTGAGCCAGGGACAGAACGACAGCTTGAGCCTGAAGCAGCTGGCCTCGGAGCCCAGACGGAGCGGTCCAGCCAAAAGACAGAGCCAGTCAGGTTCAACCTCCGGACACATCCAGAAAGGAGCAGTCACTGGTCAGAGCTGGAGACAACTGGTTCCTGGACGGAGAATGAGACAGATGGCTTTTGGACTGATCCGCAGAAGTCCGATCTCCTGTCTAAGCCAGACAGGGCCAGCCTGTGGACACAGCCTGGCGTTGATGGGCCCTGGACAGAGCTAGAAATACATAGGTCACAGACCCAGCCGGAAAGGGCCAAACTCTGGGCTGATAACCTATGCACCCAGCAGAACAGGTCTAGCCTCCGGACTCGACCAGAGGGAGTCTGTCCCTCAACAGAGCCAAGTGCTGATGGCTCTTGGGAAGGATTCTACACTGATAGCTCCAGGACACAACAGGATACTGAAGGCCCCTGGACAGAGCCTCACATCGATGGCTCCCAGATGCAACAGGATACCGAAACAGCCTGGAAGCATGTTGGCATTGATGGTTTCCCAGCACAAGATTCTGATGGCTCCTGGACTGAGCCTGGCGCTGACGTCCCCCAGACACGAGATGCACATGGAACCCAGACAAAGCCTGAGACAGACTTCCTTTTGGGGGAGCCCAGCCAAGATGGCTCACTAAAGGAACGAGAAACCGGGGAATTGGTGACTCACCTGTACTCTCACCTGGAGTGTAGCCCTTTGACCACTGTGCCCCGCCTCATCATCACTCCTGAAACCCCTGAGCCCGAGGCTCAGCCAGTGGGACCCTCCTCCAGGGTTGAGGGGGGCAGTGGTGgcttctcctctgcctcctcttttgATGAATCTGAGGATGACGTGGTGGCTGGAGGTGGAGGTGCCAGCGATCCTGAGGACAGGTCTGGG AACAAACCATGGAAGAAGCTGAAGACAACTCTGAAGTATTCACCCTTTGTGGTCTCCTTCCGAAAACACTACCCTTGGGTCCAGCTGTCTGGACATGCTg GGAACTTCCAGTCAGGAGAGGACGGTCGGATTCTAAAGCGTTTCTGTCAGTACGAGCAGCGCAGCCTGGAGCAGCTCATGAGCGACCCCCTGCGGCCTTTCGTGCCAGCCTACTACGGCCTGGTGCAGCGGGAAGGCCAGGCCTTCAATCAGATGGAAGATCTCCTGGCAGACTTTGACAGCCCCTCCATCATGGACTGCAAAATGGGCagcag GACCTACCTGGAGGAGGAATTGGTGAAGGCGCGGGAACGACCCTGGCCCCGGAGGGACATGTATGAGAAGATGGTGGCTGTGGACCCCGGAGCCCCCACCCCTGAGGAGCATGCCCAGGCTGCTGTCACTAAGCCCCGCTACATGCAGTGGAGGGAGACTGTCAGCTCGACTTCCACCCTTGGCTTCCGGATCGAGGGTATCAAG AAAGCCGATGGGACCTGCAACACCAACTTCAAGAAGACACAGGAGCTGGAGCAGGTGACAAAGGCACTGGAGGACTTTGTGGATGGGAACCATGGAATCCTG AGAAAGTACGTGGCACGCCTAGAAGAACTTCGTGAAGCTCTGGAGAACTCTCCCTTCTTCAGGACCCACGAG GTAGTAGGCAGCTCCCTCCTCTTTGTGCACGACCATACGGGCCTGGCCAGGGTCTGGATGATCGACTTTGGGAAGACAGTGGCCCTGCCTGACCACCAGACGCTCAGCCACCGACTGCCCTGGGCCGAGGGCAACCACGAGGATGGCTACCTCTGGGGCCTGGACAACATGATCCGCCTGCTTCAGGGGCTGGCCCAGAGTTGA